From the Saccharomonospora marina XMU15 genome, the window GTCCGAGCCCGGTCGATCGCGGCAAGCCCGGCTCGAAGATCCACGTGCTGTCCGACCGGGCCGGCATGCCCTTGACGGTCGGGATCTCCGCAGCCAACACCCACGACAGCCACGCGCTCAAGCCACTGGTCAACGCGCTGCCCGCAATCCGATCCCGCCGGGGACTCCGGCGCCGGAAACCGGCCAAACTGCACGCGGACAAGGCCTACGACATCCCCCAGTTGCGTGTCTGGCTACGTCGCCGCGGCATCATCCCGCGTATCGCCCGCAAGGGCATCGACAACAGCGAGAAACTCGGCAAACACCGGTGGGTGATCGAACGGTCCATCGCCTGGCTCACCGGCTACCGGCGACTGACCCTCCGCTACGAACACAAACCCAGCCACTACCTCGCCTTCCTCACACTGGCCGCCACCCTCACCTGCTACAAGAAACTCACCAAATGAGACAAGCTCTTAGTGGTCACATCCGTTATTTGAGACAGCGGCGTTCGAATACAACTCGATCGTGTCGCCACGCATCACAAGCGCACCGATGTGGGCGGCATCGAGACAAGCACCTACACCTACGATCCCCTCGACCGGACGGTGTCGAAGACCAGCGGGACTGAGACGACCGACTTCGCCTACCTCGGCCTGACCGACAAGGTTATCACCGAAGAAATTTCTGGGCAGGTTCAGCGTTCGTATGCCTACGACGCCTGGGGCGGGCGGCTGTCGCAGCTGAAGCATGACACCGACGGCACCGGCCCCGAGGTCGACGAGGATTCGTTCTACGGCTTCAACCCGCACACCGACGTCGAAACGCTGACCACCGAGACCGGTGACACGCGGGCCACCTACGGCTACACCGCCTACGGCAAGGACGACGAGGAAGCGTTCACCGGGATCGATAAGCCGGATGCGCAGAACCCGGGCCGGGAGCCCTACAACGTCTACCGGTTCAACGGCAAACGCTGGGACCCCCACTCCGGTAGCTACGACATGGGGTTTCGGGACTACCACCCCGGCCTGAACCGGTTCCTCACCCGCGACACCTACACCGGCGCACTGGCCGACCTCAACCTGGCCACCGACCCCTACACCGGCAACCGCTACACCTTCGCGGGCGGCAACCCCATCACCCGCATCGAAATCGACGGGCATATCAGCTGCACCGCACCCGACGGCATCGACTGCGGCATGGAAAAGCGTATCTCCGGCAGTACGACGCAAGAGCGATTGGCGGCGAGAGCGGCACTTGAGCAGCCTGCGCTGGGGCCGATCTGAACCGCGAAGAACAACGCTTCCTCCGCCCGGTTGGTTACGAGGGCAACGGCGAGCTGTCCACCCGCGACGCGATCGCCCTGGCCGGGAAGAGTCAAATGGCCTGGCAGAAGGTCTGCACACTCATTAACCGAAGCACCGACAGCTGCTACGCAGGCACCACCAGACACCCCACCTTCCAAGACGCCGAACCCTTCGCCAAATTCCTCTACCAACTATCCCCCATCGCCGATATCGCCAACTGCGCAGAAGGCGACCCAGAAGGCTGCGCATGGCTCGCAGCCAACCTGATCCCCACCAGCAAAGCCGCCAAAGCAATCGGTGAGGCGGCAAGGTCGACAGATCACGCGTTCTCAATCGGGCCGATTTCGGAAAAGATTTCGAGAGTCCTTGATCGGGTGGATGACAAGGGCGCGCCGCTACCAGGTTACAAGGGAGGAAAGATTTTTAAAAACGAGGATGGGCTCTTACCCGGGACCCCTGGGGTCACCTATCGAGAGTGGGACGTGAACCCTTACGTCAAGGGGTCGACCGCGGACCGGAGCGTCTTATCACTGGTAGTGATGGGTCCGCCTACTTCACAGGCGATCACTATGATACATTCATCCTTATCCGAGGAGCGACAGGATGGCTGACATTCGAAGGCTACTAAGGGCGGATCCGGAGCACTGGCTATTTCTCTTTGAAGGTGGTCGCCAGGCGATCAACTCTGCGGTGTGGGGTTGGGCGGAGTCGGGACTGACCGCTCGGATTGTGCGTGGGCGCAAGATGCGAACGCTTGAGGGGGTTTTCAACGAGTTCGCGGCTGCGTTGCAGTTCCCACTCTACTTCGGTGAAAACAGAGACGCCTTCCATGAATGCATTGCTGAACTGGAAGGCTTGCCGGCTGGGCAGGGCTATGTCGTGATGGTTACGGAGCCAGACCAGCTACTCGCGGACGAGGGAACAGGGGAGCTGGATTCGCTTGTGCGTTCGCTGAAATCTGCGGCTGAGATATGGGCAAGTCCGGTCGAACTCGGGGAGTGGTGGGACCGGCCTGCGGTCCCGTTTCATGTGGTGCTCGCTGGGGACAGTGACGTGGTCAAGGTTGCGGCGCGACGATGGTCAAGTGTGGGTGTTCTTCCGACGTCCTTGGGACACTGTTGATCACAGGGAAGTGTCAGCGATCTAATGAGGTTTTCTCGGTAAGTTGATCTTTGGTTTGTGGTCCTTGGCCGTGCAACAGATCTTTTCGTTGCACGCCAAGAAGAAAGGCCTCCACCGGAAGGCGGGGCCGCCGGTGCATGACGACCTGGTGCGCCGCGAGTTCACCGCCGCCGCACCGAACCTGACATGGTTGACCGACATCACCGAGCACCCCACCAGCGAAGGGAAACTCTACCTGTGCGCGATCAAGGACTGCCACTCCAACAAGATTCTCGGCTACTCCATCGACTCGCACATGCGGGTCTCACTCGCAGTCGCGGCGCTGCGTAACGCGATCGCGCTGCGCGACCCGGCCGGCGTCGTGGTCCACTCCGACCGTGGAGCCCAATTCCGATCGGCAGCCTACCGGCGCCTGTTGCGCGCTCACGGACTGACCGGATCGATGGGCCGGGTCGGCGCGTGCGGCGACAACGCCGCGATGGGCAAACACCGCAAGCACGGGGTGAACGTGCAGGTCATCGCCTCACCGGACGGCACCATCCTGTGGGTGTCCGGTGACCTGCCCGGCGCCACGCATGACACCGCGGCCGCCGGATCTGGAAATATTCTCGCCGCCCTGCGCGACGCCGGGCTGATCGCGTTGGGCGACAAGGGTTACCACGGCTACGACCCGACCGGAGAACACGTGATCACGCCGTACAAGGGCCGCAACAAGCCCGAATCGCAAACCGACGCCAACCGGGCCCACGCCCGGCACCGCGGCCCCGGTGAACGCGCCAACGCCCAGCTCAAGACCTGGCGCATCCTACGCAAACTCCGCAACTGCCCACGCCGCGCCGACCGCCTGACCAAAGCCACCCACGTCCTACAGAACCACGAACCCGCGAACGGATGAAAAAGGCTCATTGCTGTGCGAGTGATGGAGCAAAGTGGTGGACGAACAAACTATTATCGAATCAGCGTTCCTGGCAAGGCAGGCCTACACGGTTTCTGGTATCGCCTCGACCGATCGAGCCCTGACCCATATCGACATAAGTGATAATTCATTGGAAGATATTCTCAATATAATTAACAAAATACGAGGAGGAAGTTAGTGCGCACGGACGCCCTTTGGGGTGGCACGCTGAACGAAATAGCTGTCGACTTGGAAAAGCATGACGCAAAATTGACGGTTACGGTTGTTGAAGCTGGACAGGAGTC encodes:
- a CDS encoding IS5 family transposase (programmed frameshift), translated to MIDSLSQRLVPDELWVLVEPLIPPAKERPQGGGRARTDPRAVFTAIVFVLTSGCAWRHLPPSFGVSVPTAHRTFTKWTEVGLWRQVHQAVLDELGGQGLIDWSRAVLDGASVRAKKGGGLTGPSPVDRGKPGSKIHVLSDRAGMPLTVGISAANTHDSHALKPLVNALPAIRSRRGLRRRKPAKLHADKAYDIPQLRVWLRRRGIIPRIARKGIDNSEKLGKHRWVIERSIAWLTGYRRLTLRYEHKPSHYLAFLTLAATLTCYKKLTK
- a CDS encoding RHS repeat-associated core domain-containing protein encodes the protein MGGIETSTYTYDPLDRTVSKTSGTETTDFAYLGLTDKVITEEISGQVQRSYAYDAWGGRLSQLKHDTDGTGPEVDEDSFYGFNPHTDVETLTTETGDTRATYGYTAYGKDDEEAFTGIDKPDAQNPGREPYNVYRFNGKRWDPHSGSYDMGFRDYHPGLNRFLTRDTYTGALADLNLATDPYTGNRYTFAGGNPITRIEIDGHISCTAPDGIDCGMEKRISGSTTQERLAARAALEQPALGPI
- a CDS encoding ribonuclease domain-containing protein codes for the protein MAWQKVCTLINRSTDSCYAGTTRHPTFQDAEPFAKFLYQLSPIADIANCAEGDPEGCAWLAANLIPTSKAAKAIGEAARSTDHAFSIGPISEKISRVLDRVDDKGAPLPGYKGGKIFKNEDGLLPGTPGVTYREWDVNPYVKGSTADRSVLSLVVMGPPTSQAITMIHSSLSEERQDG
- a CDS encoding barstar family protein, translated to MADIRRLLRADPEHWLFLFEGGRQAINSAVWGWAESGLTARIVRGRKMRTLEGVFNEFAAALQFPLYFGENRDAFHECIAELEGLPAGQGYVVMVTEPDQLLADEGTGELDSLVRSLKSAAEIWASPVELGEWWDRPAVPFHVVLAGDSDVVKVAARRWSSVGVLPTSLGHC